In a single window of the Ruminococcus albus 7 = DSM 20455 genome:
- a CDS encoding glycoside hydrolase family 11 protein: MRNNFKMRVMAGVAAVICLAGVLGSCGNSSDKDSSSKKSADSAKADSNKDSKNGQVFTKNARGTSDGYDYELWKDKGDTEMTINEGGTFSCKWSNINNALFRRGKKFDCTKTYKELGNISVKYGVDYQPDGNSYMCVYGWTIDPLVEFYIVESWGSWRPPGAAESLGTVTVDGGTYDIYKTTRYEQPSIDGTKTFDQYWSVRQDKPTGDGTKIEGTISISKHFDAWEQVGLTLGNMYEVALNIEGYQSNGQATIYENELTVDGNYSADPAPEVKKSSDEKEPEPQSTNGAGLFTADFESDECGWTSRGSAAVAQNTDEASEGSGSLFVSGRTDNWNGASIELDSGTFKQGSTYSFKTDAMQKSGKEATLKFTMQYTAADGDHYDQIAQQTAPDGEWITLEGDYTIPDDATKLVLYVESPDSLTDFYIDNASATGDGSEPAKTADDKKEEAEYTFSDPVAVSNTADISWIDKDKPMVAIAFDDGASAAKKGDPAYRIIDTMADNGFHATFFYIGSQIKTEEQVKYAHEKGMETANHTMTHPYLSKLKPAEIRDEYEKCREKLKGIIGEEPSALMRLPYLDGGGDTTRTLNDVALISCSVDTKDWNKATSDKIVDTIKKAKDNGSLNGAIVLCHENYAATAEAMEEIVPWLKDEGWQVVTVSELFAANGKELMGGKIYSKLS, translated from the coding sequence ATGAGGAATAATTTCAAGATGAGAGTCATGGCGGGAGTTGCTGCTGTGATATGTCTTGCAGGTGTGCTTGGCAGCTGCGGAAATTCTTCGGATAAGGACAGTTCATCCAAAAAGTCCGCTGACAGCGCTAAGGCTGACAGTAACAAAGACTCAAAGAACGGACAGGTATTTACCAAAAATGCCCGCGGCACTTCCGATGGCTACGACTACGAACTCTGGAAAGACAAGGGCGACACCGAAATGACCATTAACGAGGGCGGTACGTTCTCATGTAAGTGGTCCAACATCAACAATGCACTGTTCCGCAGAGGAAAGAAATTCGACTGCACGAAGACCTACAAGGAACTTGGTAACATCTCTGTAAAATACGGTGTTGACTATCAGCCCGACGGAAATTCGTATATGTGCGTTTACGGCTGGACAATAGATCCGCTGGTAGAGTTTTACATCGTAGAATCATGGGGTTCCTGGAGGCCGCCCGGAGCTGCTGAATCCCTGGGCACAGTCACCGTTGACGGCGGCACGTACGATATCTACAAGACCACAAGATACGAACAGCCCTCAATCGACGGCACCAAGACATTTGACCAGTACTGGAGCGTAAGACAGGATAAGCCCACAGGCGACGGCACTAAGATCGAAGGTACCATATCCATATCCAAGCACTTTGATGCATGGGAGCAGGTAGGGCTCACTCTCGGTAATATGTACGAAGTCGCACTGAATATCGAAGGATATCAGTCTAACGGACAGGCTACAATATACGAAAATGAACTGACCGTGGACGGAAATTACTCCGCAGACCCCGCACCCGAAGTCAAAAAGAGCAGCGATGAAAAAGAACCCGAACCACAGAGCACTAATGGTGCAGGTCTTTTCACGGCTGATTTTGAATCGGACGAGTGCGGCTGGACAAGCAGAGGCTCTGCCGCCGTTGCACAGAACACCGATGAGGCTTCCGAGGGAAGCGGCTCACTGTTCGTAAGCGGCAGAACGGATAACTGGAACGGTGCTTCAATAGAGCTGGACAGCGGTACCTTCAAGCAGGGCAGTACCTATTCATTCAAGACCGATGCTATGCAGAAAAGCGGCAAGGAAGCTACCCTGAAATTCACTATGCAGTATACAGCCGCTGACGGCGATCACTATGACCAGATTGCTCAGCAGACCGCTCCCGACGGTGAATGGATCACTCTTGAGGGTGATTATACTATCCCCGATGATGCTACCAAGCTTGTACTGTATGTTGAATCACCCGACAGCCTTACAGATTTCTATATTGACAATGCATCTGCAACAGGTGACGGCAGCGAGCCTGCAAAAACAGCTGATGATAAAAAGGAGGAGGCTGAATACACATTCAGCGATCCCGTAGCGGTCAGCAATACAGCGGATATATCCTGGATAGATAAGGATAAACCTATGGTCGCTATCGCCTTTGATGACGGTGCCAGCGCCGCCAAGAAAGGTGACCCTGCATACCGTATCATTGATACTATGGCAGATAACGGCTTCCACGCTACCTTCTTCTATATAGGAAGTCAGATAAAGACCGAGGAGCAGGTTAAGTACGCTCACGAGAAAGGCATGGAAACAGCTAACCATACCATGACACATCCATACCTCTCCAAGCTGAAGCCCGCAGAGATCCGTGATGAATACGAAAAATGCCGCGAAAAGCTCAAAGGTATAATCGGTGAAGAACCTTCTGCATTGATGCGACTGCCATATCTTGACGGCGGCGGAGATACAACCAGGACCCTCAATGATGTAGCACTTATATCCTGTTCTGTAGATACCAAGGACTGGAACAAAGCTACCTCTGACAAAATAGTTGATACTATTAAAAAAGCAAAGGATAACGGCTCACTCAACGGCGCTATAGTTCTCTGCCACGAGAATTATGCAGCGACCGCAGAAGCTATGGAGGAAATAGTACCATGGCTGAAAGACGAAGGCTGGCAGGTAGTTACCGTATCAGAACTCTTTGCAGCTAACGGCAAGGAGCTCATGGGCGGAAAAATATACTCCAAGCTTTCCTGA
- a CDS encoding deoxycytidylate deaminase has translation MKRQDYLSWDEYFMGIAHLSAKRSKDPSTQVGACIVSEENKILSVGYNGMPTGCNDDDMPWERDGDFLETKYPFVCHAELNAILNRSTGSLKNARIYVSLFPCNECAKAIIQSGIKEVIYGDDKYADTDGVRASKKMFNMAGVKLRRYEDTGRLVRIEL, from the coding sequence ATGAAAAGACAGGATTATCTCAGCTGGGACGAATACTTTATGGGTATAGCACATCTTTCCGCAAAAAGAAGCAAGGACCCGAGTACACAGGTAGGTGCCTGTATAGTATCAGAAGAAAACAAGATACTGTCTGTGGGATACAACGGTATGCCCACGGGCTGCAACGATGATGATATGCCTTGGGAGCGTGACGGAGATTTCCTTGAAACGAAGTACCCGTTTGTCTGCCATGCGGAGCTGAATGCGATACTCAACCGTTCTACAGGCAGTCTGAAAAATGCAAGGATATATGTATCTCTGTTCCCGTGTAACGAATGTGCAAAAGCGATAATCCAGAGCGGCATAAAGGAAGTAATTTACGGTGATGACAAATATGCCGATACAGACGGTGTAAGGGCATCGAAGAAGATGTTCAATATGGCTGGCGTAAAGCTGCGCAGATACGAGGATACAGGCAGGCTCGTGAGGATAGAACTGTAA
- a CDS encoding ABC transporter ATP-binding protein: MNKILEVKDLCKSYEVNKRKTNVLNGLDLTINEGEMVAVMGPSGSGKSTLLYTVSGMDKMTGGSVKFCGRDMAKLSEGELAEMRLDDMGFIFQQMYMMKNLSVLDNIILPAVKSKRTNESRKETIRRGQDLMRKLGIIDTANNDINEVSGGQLQRACICRSMINSPKMIFADEPTGALNRTSSEEVMDELTKLNEEGTTVMLVTHDAKVAAKCSRVLYIVDGNIKGEYDPDKTLPVHEREKSLNSWLIDMGW; this comes from the coding sequence ATGAACAAGATACTTGAAGTAAAGGATCTTTGCAAAAGCTATGAGGTAAACAAAAGAAAGACAAATGTGCTGAACGGACTTGACCTGACGATAAACGAGGGTGAAATGGTGGCAGTAATGGGGCCTTCGGGTTCGGGAAAATCCACACTGCTGTATACTGTGTCGGGCATGGATAAGATGACAGGCGGCTCGGTAAAGTTTTGCGGAAGGGATATGGCTAAGCTCAGTGAAGGGGAGTTGGCTGAGATGAGGCTGGACGATATGGGATTTATATTCCAGCAGATGTACATGATGAAGAATCTTTCGGTGCTTGATAATATCATCCTGCCAGCTGTGAAGTCAAAGAGGACTAACGAATCCAGAAAGGAAACTATCCGCCGCGGACAGGACCTTATGCGCAAGCTGGGCATAATCGATACGGCGAACAACGATATCAACGAGGTATCGGGCGGTCAGCTGCAGAGAGCCTGTATATGCCGCAGTATGATAAATTCACCTAAGATGATATTTGCCGATGAGCCTACAGGCGCTCTCAACCGTACCTCATCAGAGGAGGTAATGGATGAGCTTACAAAGCTCAATGAGGAGGGTACAACAGTTATGCTTGTCACCCATGATGCAAAGGTGGCAGCCAAGTGCAGCCGAGTATTGTACATAGTTGACGGCAACATCAAGGGCGAATATGACCCCGACAAAACTCTCCCGGTGCATGAGCGTGAGAAGTCGCTGAACTCATGGCTTATCGACATGGGCTGGTGA
- the rplJ gene encoding 50S ribosomal protein L10 — protein sequence MPSEKTLLAKQEKVKELTELIKNSAAGVLVSYEGITVEEDTKLRKEMREAGVKYFVEKNTMLRFAFKNAGLDDITNVLEGTTAIAISDDDQTAPARILGKFVEDTKNEKFKLKAGYIGSEVYDAAGVTALSKIPSKDTLLAMLVGSLQGPMQKLAATLQALADKEGGDAA from the coding sequence ATGCCAAGTGAGAAGACTTTACTTGCTAAGCAGGAAAAGGTCAAAGAGCTGACCGAGCTGATCAAGAACTCCGCAGCAGGCGTTCTGGTAAGCTACGAGGGTATCACCGTTGAGGAGGATACCAAGCTCAGAAAGGAAATGAGAGAGGCAGGCGTTAAGTACTTCGTTGAGAAGAACACAATGCTGAGATTTGCATTCAAGAACGCCGGTCTGGACGATATCACAAACGTACTCGAGGGTACTACTGCTATCGCTATTTCCGATGATGATCAGACTGCACCCGCAAGAATCCTCGGCAAGTTCGTTGAGGATACCAAGAACGAGAAGTTCAAGCTGAAAGCAGGTTATATCGGTAGTGAGGTATACGATGCAGCAGGTGTTACTGCTCTGTCCAAGATACCTTCCAAGGATACTCTGCTTGCTATGCTGGTCGGCTCCCTCCAGGGTCCGATGCAGAAGCTGGCTGCTACCCTTCAGGCTCTTGCCGACAAGGAAGGCGGCGACGCTGCATAA
- the rplL gene encoding 50S ribosomal protein L7/L12 — protein MASEKIMNFVEEIKTMSVLELKELVDAIQEEFGVTAVVAAAGPAAGGAAAEAEKTEFDVVLASFGDNKMAVIKAVKEITGLGLKEAKALVEEAPKAVKEAAPKAEAEDIKAKLEAAGATVELK, from the coding sequence ATGGCTTCTGAGAAGATTATGAATTTTGTAGAAGAGATCAAGACTATGTCTGTTCTTGAGCTGAAAGAGCTCGTTGACGCTATCCAGGAGGAATTCGGTGTAACTGCAGTTGTAGCAGCAGCAGGCCCCGCAGCAGGCGGTGCAGCAGCTGAGGCTGAGAAGACTGAGTTCGACGTTGTACTCGCTTCCTTCGGCGACAACAAGATGGCAGTAATCAAGGCTGTTAAGGAGATCACAGGTCTGGGCCTGAAGGAGGCTAAGGCTCTGGTTGAGGAAGCTCCTAAGGCTGTTAAGGAGGCTGCTCCTAAGGCTGAGGCTGAGGATATCAAGGCTAAGCTGGAAGCTGCTGGCGCAACTGTAGAGCTGAAGTAA
- a CDS encoding chemotaxis protein CheB, with protein sequence MTIYIISDNIMICELLSARLAVLLPAGTIIATGMRKNAKAMIAQSKPSAIVLDIDGGEASDAAAFISDLCPRYSIPIIAVTANKGPRSSLFTAGAIDVVQHQIDAGADEKFLQRVSQSIKSCTSAVRMRLSPQKTNEDQVIVIGGSTGSTNALPELLKDLPSNSPPIVCVLHMPVGYTKIYAAQLNASLPLDVSEAVSGTYLTRGMVVIAEGGRHLRLFRDRKGYFITSEEGVKVNGHCPSVDVLFSSAAYAAKENAIGIILTGMGCDGAKGMLDMRKLGAYNIAESEKTAVVYGMPRVAAENGAANISLPLDEIAAHVIAKIQ encoded by the coding sequence ATGACTATATACATCATTTCAGATAATATAATGATATGCGAGCTGCTCTCAGCCAGGCTCGCAGTACTTCTGCCTGCAGGCACTATCATCGCTACCGGTATGCGCAAGAACGCCAAGGCTATGATAGCTCAGAGTAAACCCTCTGCTATAGTACTGGATATTGACGGAGGCGAAGCATCCGATGCCGCTGCCTTCATTTCAGATCTTTGTCCAAGATACTCCATACCGATAATCGCAGTTACCGCAAATAAAGGTCCGCGTTCTTCACTTTTTACTGCAGGTGCCATAGATGTAGTACAGCATCAGATAGATGCAGGTGCAGATGAAAAATTCCTGCAAAGGGTCAGCCAGAGTATAAAAAGCTGTACCAGTGCTGTAAGGATGCGTCTCAGTCCCCAGAAGACAAACGAAGATCAAGTGATAGTTATAGGCGGTTCAACAGGCAGCACCAACGCTTTACCCGAGCTGCTTAAAGATCTGCCTTCCAACAGCCCGCCGATAGTATGCGTTCTGCATATGCCCGTAGGCTATACCAAGATCTATGCCGCCCAGCTGAACGCTTCACTTCCGCTGGATGTAAGCGAGGCAGTTTCGGGAACATACCTCACACGCGGCATGGTGGTGATAGCTGAAGGTGGCAGACATCTGCGACTGTTCCGCGACAGAAAGGGCTATTTTATCACAAGCGAGGAAGGCGTAAAGGTCAACGGCCACTGTCCCTCTGTGGATGTGCTTTTCTCATCGGCAGCCTATGCGGCAAAAGAAAACGCCATAGGCATCATACTGACAGGTATGGGCTGTGACGGTGCCAAGGGTATGCTGGATATGCGAAAGCTCGGTGCATACAACATAGCAGAATCCGAAAAGACTGCGGTAGTATACGGTATGCCCAGGGTGGCTGCGGAAAACGGTGCTGCTAATATAAGTCTTCCGCTGGACGAGATAGCAGCCCATGTAATAGCAAAAATACAATGA
- a CDS encoding NPXTG-anchored protein yields MKISKIFAGMSALAIAATMAIPAFADTTFTNDTGLDYIEVKEGNQLYVDLAASPYDPATVSAVKISFSIDDSDGFGGGLMLNSNKSGWDQNDTDWSWGNEGAEKAITAEGSDGAYTLTFDFGAKGEEYWGAPTDEKYFAQVVCQLWWGKDASITGIEITGEEKAAAPESQPESKADESSSNSSESKAAESSSKAAETASSKAAVNNNTTTTASSAAAASDNTNQATGATAGLALAGLALAGAVAVVSKKKN; encoded by the coding sequence ATGAAGATTTCTAAGATCTTTGCAGGAATGTCTGCACTGGCTATCGCAGCAACAATGGCTATACCTGCATTCGCAGACACCACTTTCACTAACGACACAGGTCTTGACTATATTGAGGTCAAGGAGGGCAATCAGCTCTACGTTGATCTGGCTGCAAGCCCTTATGATCCTGCTACTGTATCCGCAGTTAAGATCTCTTTCAGCATTGATGATTCTGACGGATTCGGCGGCGGTCTGATGCTCAACAGCAATAAGAGCGGCTGGGATCAGAATGACACTGATTGGTCCTGGGGCAATGAAGGCGCAGAGAAGGCTATCACTGCTGAGGGTTCTGACGGCGCTTACACACTGACATTTGATTTCGGCGCTAAGGGCGAAGAGTACTGGGGTGCTCCTACTGATGAGAAGTACTTTGCACAGGTAGTTTGCCAGCTCTGGTGGGGCAAGGATGCTTCCATAACAGGCATCGAGATCACCGGTGAAGAGAAGGCAGCTGCTCCCGAGAGCCAGCCTGAGTCCAAGGCTGATGAGTCTTCCAGCAATTCTTCTGAGTCCAAGGCTGCTGAGTCTTCCAGCAAGGCTGCTGAAACTGCTTCTTCCAAGGCTGCAGTAAACAACAACACAACTACAACTGCATCTTCCGCAGCTGCTGCTTCTGACAACACAAACCAGGCAACAGGTGCTACCGCAGGTCTTGCTCTGGCAGGTCTTGCTCTCGCAGGCGCTGTTGCAGTAGTTTCCAAGAAGAAGAACTAA
- a CDS encoding CheR family methyltransferase, with amino-acid sequence MSVYVDSGINEYDFARLVHFVKSGYGIDLEGKQFLVQSRLANHIADCGFSSFSEYLETVFDDTSGREVANLINKLTTNHTYFMRESDHFDHLREVFLPEAEKTIKDHDLRIWSAGCSYGNEPYNLAMCLDEYFGPERSNWDLKILATDISFNALRQAARGIYTEKAIEALPEEWRTKYFDKTSHSLYQVKECIRRNVVYKYHNLMEEINFKKKFDLILCRNVMIYFDDETKSQLCKRFYDATEDGGYLYIGHAESAPDDIPYVKQKPAIYRKITEVSSV; translated from the coding sequence GTGTCAGTATACGTCGATTCAGGTATAAACGAATATGATTTTGCAAGACTTGTACATTTCGTCAAATCAGGCTACGGCATTGACCTCGAAGGAAAGCAGTTCCTTGTACAATCGCGCCTTGCCAATCACATCGCAGACTGCGGTTTCAGCAGCTTCAGCGAATATCTTGAGACCGTGTTTGATGATACCTCAGGCAGGGAAGTCGCAAACCTGATAAACAAGCTTACTACCAACCACACCTATTTCATGCGTGAATCCGATCATTTCGATCATCTGCGCGAGGTATTCCTCCCCGAAGCAGAAAAGACTATAAAGGATCACGATCTCAGGATATGGTCAGCAGGCTGTTCCTATGGCAACGAGCCTTACAATCTTGCCATGTGCCTTGACGAGTATTTCGGTCCCGAACGTTCAAACTGGGATCTGAAGATACTCGCGACCGACATTTCATTCAACGCATTAAGGCAGGCTGCAAGGGGGATATACACCGAAAAAGCTATTGAAGCCCTTCCCGAAGAATGGCGTACAAAGTACTTTGACAAGACATCACACAGTCTTTATCAGGTCAAGGAATGTATACGCAGGAACGTCGTATACAAATATCACAACCTGATGGAGGAGATCAACTTCAAAAAAAAGTTTGACCTTATCCTCTGCCGCAACGTTATGATATATTTTGACGATGAAACAAAGTCACAGCTATGCAAACGCTTCTACGATGCCACCGAGGACGGAGGATATCTCTACATAGGGCACGCAGAATCAGCACCCGATGACATCCCCTATGTAAAACAGAAGCCTGCTATCTACCGCAAGATAACGGAGGTGAGCAGCGTATGA
- the cysK gene encoding cysteine synthase A — translation MANIYKNIGELIGKTPLLEAARFSEAVGAEGKILAKLEYFNPAGSVKDRVALNLIEDAEKNGVLKAGSTIIEPTSGNTGIGLAAVGVSKGYKVILTMPETMSIERRNLLKAYGAEIVLTEGAKGMTGAIKKADELNAEIENSVILGQFVNPANPAVHLATTGPEIWDDTDGKVDIFIAGIGTGGTVTGVGQYLKSKNPDVKIIAVEPASSPVLSQGKSGPHKIQGIGAGFVPDVLDTNVYDEVFAVENSDAFATGNRFAKTEGVLVGISSGAALYAAAEISKRPENKGKTIVALLPDTGERYLSTALFD, via the coding sequence ATGGCAAATATCTACAAAAACATTGGTGAACTTATCGGCAAAACACCCCTGCTGGAAGCAGCAAGATTTTCCGAGGCTGTAGGCGCAGAGGGAAAGATACTCGCTAAGCTGGAATATTTCAATCCTGCAGGAAGCGTAAAGGACAGAGTGGCGCTGAATCTTATCGAGGATGCTGAGAAGAACGGCGTACTGAAGGCAGGTTCTACCATAATCGAGCCTACATCAGGCAACACAGGCATCGGTCTGGCAGCTGTGGGCGTTTCAAAGGGCTATAAGGTAATACTCACCATGCCCGAGACCATGAGTATCGAAAGAAGGAACCTGCTGAAAGCATACGGTGCTGAGATAGTTCTCACTGAGGGCGCTAAGGGCATGACAGGTGCTATCAAGAAGGCTGACGAACTCAATGCAGAGATCGAGAACTCTGTTATACTGGGACAGTTCGTTAACCCTGCAAACCCTGCTGTTCATCTGGCAACTACAGGTCCTGAGATCTGGGATGATACAGACGGCAAGGTGGATATATTCATAGCAGGTATAGGTACAGGCGGTACTGTAACAGGTGTTGGTCAGTATCTCAAGTCAAAGAATCCCGATGTTAAGATCATAGCAGTTGAACCTGCTTCTTCCCCTGTACTTTCTCAGGGCAAGTCGGGTCCTCACAAGATACAGGGTATAGGCGCAGGCTTTGTTCCCGATGTACTGGATACAAATGTATATGACGAAGTATTCGCAGTTGAGAACAGTGATGCATTTGCAACAGGCAACCGCTTTGCAAAGACCGAGGGCGTACTTGTAGGTATATCTTCGGGTGCGGCTCTCTATGCTGCTGCTGAGATCTCCAAGCGTCCCGAGAACAAGGGCAAGACCATTGTGGCTCTGCTCCCCGATACAGGTGAGAGATATCTCTCTACTGCACTGTTTGACTAA
- a CDS encoding chemotaxis protein CheW produces the protein MEESQNKYLIFTVDGRTFAMGFSDVRLIVPAQNACKVPDLPDYVDGTIVNEGKTVTVIDLRKRFGYPDRVTTDRECIIICDTKKSLGLLCDNITGFVETENDDIQPPPDVNNEVNPRFISGTFLHEGQPCFIITPELIIRPDDEEKFAALPE, from the coding sequence TTGGAGGAAAGCCAGAATAAATATCTGATCTTTACTGTTGACGGCAGAACATTTGCAATGGGCTTTTCAGATGTTCGTCTGATTGTGCCTGCACAGAATGCCTGCAAAGTCCCCGATCTGCCTGATTATGTTGACGGTACTATCGTAAATGAGGGCAAGACCGTAACTGTCATAGACCTGAGAAAACGATTCGGTTATCCTGACCGCGTCACTACAGACCGCGAATGCATAATAATATGTGATACAAAAAAGAGTCTGGGTCTGCTCTGTGATAATATCACAGGATTCGTGGAAACGGAAAACGATGATATCCAGCCTCCGCCGGATGTGAACAATGAAGTCAATCCGCGATTTATCAGCGGCACCTTCCTGCATGAAGGTCAGCCCTGTTTCATCATCACACCCGAGCTGATAATACGCCCCGACGATGAAGAAAAATTCGCAGCACTGCCCGAATGA